In a genomic window of Bacteroidota bacterium:
- a CDS encoding DUF421 domain-containing protein, giving the protein MDYIFFSNWDSIIRTVLLTSLGYFSIVILLRVSGKRTLSKMNAFDFVITIALGSCLATLSLNKNVTLAEGVISLSLLIFLQFLMTWLSVRISKFKFFITSSPTLVFYQGEFLHKVMKEQRITVEEIYNAGRLKGLTSLDNIEMIIFEATGDLSIIERRTKGRINTDENIDFKN; this is encoded by the coding sequence ATGGATTATATCTTTTTTTCAAATTGGGATAGTATTATAAGGACTGTACTTCTGACATCCCTAGGCTATTTTTCTATAGTTATACTTTTAAGAGTTTCAGGAAAGAGAACATTATCCAAGATGAATGCTTTTGATTTTGTAATTACTATTGCCCTTGGTTCTTGTTTGGCCACACTTTCCTTAAACAAAAATGTTACTCTTGCAGAGGGCGTTATCTCTTTATCTTTATTGATCTTCCTTCAGTTTTTAATGACATGGTTATCTGTGCGAATCAGTAAGTTCAAATTTTTTATAACAAGCAGCCCTACTTTGGTTTTTTACCAGGGAGAGTTTTTGCACAAAGTAATGAAGGAGCAAAGAATTACAGTGGAGGAGATTTATAATGCCGGTAGATTAAAAGGCTTGACCTCATTAGATAACATTGAAATGATAATTTTTGAAGCAACAGGAGATTTATCCATTATTGAAAGAAGGACAAAGGGTAGAATAAATACGGATGAAAACATTGACTTTAAGAATTAA